GGGTTGCTGCAATCGAAGTCTATCCAGCCGGTACTCTGGCCGCATGCAATCTACCGCACTCGGGTTACAAAAAGAGGGACGAACAACTGGACGTTCGGGACTCAATAGCCAATGCGCTAACTGCGGAGATCCCAGATCTGCAGCGCTATGCAGACGGAAATGTGGACGTATTTGATGCCTGTCTTTGCCTAGCTGCTGCTAAAGATTTTATCGACGGATTGGCCGTTCCTCCAGAAGACTTCGACTCGGCCCGGGCCGAAGGGTGGATCTGGGTCAGGCGAAGGTCGGGAACCTAAAGAGCAATCGCCACGAGGTAGTCAAACTGTGGTTTCGACAGTGAACAATGGCGCCTAAGCAATTTTTCGAATTGCATTTAGACCACCTCAATGAGCGACTTGCCAGAAGAAGTGATGCCGCCCTCCCTATTCTGGCGATCCGCCATATTTTCAGCAGTCCGACGCAGACGCGGCCTTTCTCGCTATCCACCCGTTTATAAAGCGGAAATTTCTCAGCGTCGGCGCCAGGTTTGCTTTGCCGACTTTCCACTTGGCAAGCGGCTTTCGAGTAGCATTGAGGGAGCCATAGCTATGGCATGCCGAGATCGGGGCAATAAGCACCCAGAAGTGCATAGGGAGAATGTGAATGTCTATACCACGCGTCACCAGAGATAAAATTCTCAAGGCGATTCAAGAATTCGACTCCAATCTGCTGCCCACGGACGAATGGCGCACCTGGGAAAATAATCCGTCGCAGGTCTGGGCATTGGCACACGATGGGAAACGCTATCCGCCCAAAAAAATCATTTCCATAGCCACAGGCCTTTCAGTGAGAGAGTTCTCGGGAGGACCTGAATCAAACAACTACCTAAACGCTCTAGGCTTTGATGTAACCAAATTGCACCAGACGACCCTTGATTCGGTCTTCAAAACGATTTTGGAGCGCTACGACGATGCCAGAAGGACCATTGGATTCGCAGGCAACCATGAGATCAAAGAGCTGTTCACAGAAGCCCGTCGAATTCTGAGAGATTCGGCGGCAGTACGAAGCTTTCCAAACATAAATGTGGTCGCCTCGTACGGCAAGGGTAACTGGGCTGCAATCCCATGGATATCGCTCCTGGACCACCGCGAGACCGACACCACCCAAGCTGGCACGTACATCGTCTACCTCTTTGAAGAAGGCGGAAATGGTCTGTATGTGAAGATAGCGCAAGGCGTCACCGCGCCAAACAAGGAATTCGGCGTCAAAGCAGAAGAAATTTTGGGCCGACGGGCAGCCGAGTTGCGTCCTCGATGCCTACATCTTGCCGAGCAAGGCTTTGATTTGTCGGGACGGACAAACCTCCATACGGAAGGAAAGCTTGGCAAGCTTTATGAAGCCTCAACGATCGCCGCAAAGCATTACGTTCGTGACGCAATGCCGAGCGAGGCCGATCTGCTCAGCGACCTTCACGCCCTACTCGAAACCTACGATGCCATCGTTGCTCGCCGCGAACCCGGTAGCACACCAATGCGAGATCCCCGGCCGCTAGCCCTCATCGGAACATGGCGAGAAGTCCAAGCCCAAGCGCACGCAATCCAGGCAAAAATTGCACAGAATGGCGGATGGGCATCGTGGTGGAGCTTCCCGATCAAGGACGAAGCTCTCTCCCGCCTGTCAACTCCCTTTAATCTCTATGCTTACAGCGGAAACGGCGTCCTCGGAGCCAAACTTCGCGTCACCGAGTATGCCAATAGCCGGGGAAACGCCGGTATGCAATCGCCTTGGCCATCCCTGACCGATGAATTGTATCGAGACAAGACGCGAAATTCCGAGGATCAATCGTCAATCTTCAAAACCTGGTTCCGTATCGACCAATTAGAACTCCTCGACCCACCGAAAAGCATTAGAAATTTTGATATTGTGCCGGGCCTATCCACTCCCGAAAGCCTTCTGAATCAAAGTACCTTCGGCTACGTCTACGACGACAATCCCGCTGCACCAAGCGCACGCGAGCCAGTACCGATCGAGACTTATACCCCAAGGCCAGAAATACCTATGGAATGGCTCACCCAACAAACGGGCCTAGAACGCCCAGTTCTTGAAGAAATGCTTGCCGTGCTCCGCGGCAACTCCCCGCAAATCATTCTGTCCGGCCCACCCGGCACCGGCAAGACCTGGGTTGCGCGGGCCCTCGCACACTACTTAGCCCGTGGTATCGAACAAAACATTCGCTTTGTCCAGTTTCACCCGAGCTACACCTACGAATCATTTATTGAAGGCCTTCGACCCATTTCTCGCGGCGGCAGTATCTCGTTCGAAGTCACCCCAGGCCTCGTGCTTAGCTGCGTCAACGAAATGACTCGAATCGGCGCATTGAATGACACCAATCAAAATCACGTTATTGTTATTGATGAAGCCAACCGGGCAAATCTACCCAAGGTTCTCGGTGAGCTCATGTTCCTTTTCGAGTACCGCCAGCAACCCGTGCGCCTCCAGTATGCGGGGGACTTCAGCTTACCGTCCAACCTGAGCTTCATTGCCACCATGAACACTGCCGACCGCAGTATTCGCTCGATTGACGTCGCATTGCGGCGCCGTTTCGAAGTCTTCGAGCTCGGCCCGGACCCTGAGATCCTGCGGAAACATTTCGACGGTGCGCAACCATCGTTGATTGGCCT
The genomic region above belongs to Methyloterricola oryzae and contains:
- a CDS encoding MrcB family domain-containing protein; its protein translation is MSIPRVTRDKILKAIQEFDSNLLPTDEWRTWENNPSQVWALAHDGKRYPPKKIISIATGLSVREFSGGPESNNYLNALGFDVTKLHQTTLDSVFKTILERYDDARRTIGFAGNHEIKELFTEARRILRDSAAVRSFPNINVVASYGKGNWAAIPWISLLDHRETDTTQAGTYIVYLFEEGGNGLYVKIAQGVTAPNKEFGVKAEEILGRRAAELRPRCLHLAEQGFDLSGRTNLHTEGKLGKLYEASTIAAKHYVRDAMPSEADLLSDLHALLETYDAIVARREPGSTPMRDPRPLALIGTWREVQAQAHAIQAKIAQNGGWASWWSFPIKDEALSRLSTPFNLYAYSGNGVLGAKLRVTEYANSRGNAGMQSPWPSLTDELYRDKTRNSEDQSSIFKTWFRIDQLELLDPPKSIRNFDIVPGLSTPESLLNQSTFGYVYDDNPAAPSAREPVPIETYTPRPEIPMEWLTQQTGLERPVLEEMLAVLRGNSPQIILSGPPGTGKTWVARALAHYLARGIEQNIRFVQFHPSYTYESFIEGLRPISRGGSISFEVTPGLVLSCVNEMTRIGALNDTNQNHVIVIDEANRANLPKVLGELMFLFEYRQQPVRLQYAGDFSLPSNLSFIATMNTADRSIRSIDVALRRRFEVFELGPDPEILRKHFDGAQPSLIGLVEGFVRLNEMLEQELDRHHTIGHTFFMREHMDAQTLRQIWTRRVFPLIEEYFFDQPDLAKEFRLEKFWPAVNGN